The Nitrobacter hamburgensis X14 sequence TTTTTCCGCAGTACAATTAAGCACGGGTGAACCTCACAGGAGATGACCGTGAAGAGGCCCGTCAATTGCGACGTGTCCGAGAAAGACCTCGCAGATGCAAAGAGGCAGTTCGAAGAAGAAAAGCACTGGCAGATGAAGAACCCCGCGCGGCAAACGCTCATCGAAGCCATCGACAACGCCATCAGCTTTCTTGAGGGCTTACGAAACGACCTACGCGATAAGTAACTCAGGCGCTTAAGTGGGGCCTTTTCTTTTCATGGGATAATTGGTCGAGCGCTCTTCAGCCTTAGAAGGACGTTCGGCAAGTCGGCAGCATCATGCCCAACAACGGCGCGACGAACAGGCCGTATTCCGGCAGCAACGTGCTCCTCCTTTGGCACGCGAAGCTCGAGAAGGGATACAAAACTTCAAACTGGCTCACGTACCGCCAGGCCCACGAGCTGGGCGGCCAGGTACGCAAGGGAGAGAAGAGCACGGAAATTCTCTTTACCAAGCAGCACACCGTCAAGGACAACCAGACCGAAGTAGAGAAGCGGATTTCGTTCCTGCGGACCTACAACGTATTCAACGAAGACCAGATAGACGGCCTGCCCGACCGCGGCGTTGAGATTCTGCCCTCAGTCGACCCTCGCCGTCGATGCGTTCATCAAGGCGATCTGGGCCAACATCTAGGAGGCAATCGCACCTTCTACGATACGAGCTGCGACCGCATACATCTGCCCGACCCGTCGCAGTTCAGGACCGCGGAGCACTTCTATGCCACCAACCTCCATGAAAGCGTTCGTTGGAGCGGAAGGGCTCATAGGCTTGGAGACGCTTCAGTCTGACGCCGGAACCCGCTAATGCGCAGAATGGAACCGCAGTTCCCTCGGAACGCATCTGGAGCGCGCCGGTTATCTCGTATGTCTAGCGCAAAGGAGATGCACATGGGCAACGATAGCAGCACGAACTTCCCTCCAGCAGGACAGCCGAAGGAGGACCCGAAGAAGACCCTCGGCAAGACCATGGAAGAGCTGACCAAGGAAAAGGAAAAAGAGCTGGACGAGAAGATGAAGAATAGCGACGGCAGTATCAAGTACGCCAAGCCGGGACGGAGCGACATTCTGCCATAGAGAGTTTACGTGCGTGCCAATGCGAGGAAGAGCCGTCAGTGCCCATAACGGGGCTGGCGGTTTTCGTCCGTTTGGGGATGTGGCATGAACGGTCCCTTCTGCTCGACGGCGCGGATGCCGGCATTGGCCAAGCGTATGCGATGCGTCATTCCTCCCGACCATGCGGACAAGATGGTGGCGGCGACCAAATGCTCGGCGCCATCCCGAGGCTCTACTTGGCCAGTGCCTTGCAGGTAATCGAGCGCTACTTCCAGCGCTTCATTGAGAACTGGATCGGGGTAGCGCAGCGGCCACTCGTATTCGTATCTCATCGCGCTTTCTCCAGTTCTGGAAACGCGCAAGGGGATTTTCCGTTCCTCGGCGCGTGATAGCATCATGAAGAGCCGGAGGGGTCGCCGCCAGTCCTTACGCATAGGGGCAACGGGTAACACGAGTTCGATTCCGTGCGCCGTGCAAGTCGGCATGCTTCATAGCCTGGTCGGCTTATCCGGGGCGTCTGCGGTTCGACTCCGCGCGGCTCATACGTGTGGTAGAATATTATCAACGCAATTCAATATGGCTAAAGGCGGCGCACGACCAGGAGCAGGACGACGGAAGGGTACAGGCATCAAGCCGTTCCGCGAGTACGTATCTGAAGAGGAACGCCAGAAGTTCGTCGAGTTCATTTTAGATAGCTACATGGGCGACATGCGCCTTGCCCAGTGGTTCGACAATCAGCTATTCGGCCAAGCGCCGCAGTCCATCGAC is a genomic window containing:
- a CDS encoding ArdC-like ssDNA-binding domain-containing protein; its protein translation is MPNNGATNRPYSGSNVLLLWHAKLEKGYKTSNWLTYRQAHELGGQVRKGEKSTEILFTKQHTVKDNQTEVEKRISFLRTYNVFNEDQIDGLPDRGVEILPSVDPRRRCVHQGDLGQHLGGNRTFYDTSCDRIHLPDPSQFRTAEHFYATNLHESVRWSGRAHRLGDASV